ATCCACTTCCTGTTGCATAGAATGCAAGGATTGTTTTTCATCTTTCATTTTTACCCCGACCTTTCTTACTACACATCTTATCAAAAACTGCTCCATCTGAAAAGGTTCTACTTGTTGTTTTATATTGAGAATGATAAAGTGAGTACTGAGTGTGTGTGGCAGACTGTTATTTTTAGAAACAGGCAAAATAATATATATGAGCAAAGGAGCAGTTGCATTATGGAGGAAAAGAAATTTTATGCAAAGGACATCCTTTTGATTTTAGTTGGAACCTGTCTTTATGCATTTGGGTTAGTCACTTTTAATATTGCTAATGATCTGGCAGAAGGTGGCGTCACTGGAATTACTTTGATTTTACGAGCACTTTTTTATATTGATCCAGCCTATTCAACATTGATCATTAATATTCCATTAATTCTAATTGGTGGGAAAATTTTAGGAAAACATTCTTTTTATTATACCATTCTAGGAACTGTGTCCTTGTCTGTTTTTTTATGGTTATGGCAACGCTGGCCTATCGTCATCAATCTAGATCATGATTTATTGATCGCATCTTTGCTTGCAGGTTTGGCTGCTGGTATTGGCAGCGGGCTTGTCTATCGAGTTGGTGGAACAACTGGAGGTACAGATGTTGTAGCCAGAATTCTTGAAAAAAATTATGGGATCAGTATGGGGCGCTCTCTATTGATTTTTGACATTCTCGTGTTGATTCTTTCTTTAAGCTACATTGATGTCAAACGCATGATGTATACCTTGATCGTCTCTTTTGTTTTTAGTAAAGTTGTTGATTCTGTTTTAGATGGTGCTTATGCAGCAAAAGGCATGTTGGTTATTTCTAATCATAGTGAAGATATCGGCGAAGTTATCATGGCCTTATTAGAACGTGGTGTAACCTATTTAGATGGTC
The DNA window shown above is from Enterococcus sp. 4G2_DIV0659 and carries:
- a CDS encoding YitT family protein, giving the protein MEEKKFYAKDILLILVGTCLYAFGLVTFNIANDLAEGGVTGITLILRALFYIDPAYSTLIINIPLILIGGKILGKHSFYYTILGTVSLSVFLWLWQRWPIVINLDHDLLIASLLAGLAAGIGSGLVYRVGGTTGGTDVVARILEKNYGISMGRSLLIFDILVLILSLSYIDVKRMMYTLIVSFVFSKVVDSVLDGAYAAKGMLVISNHSEDIGEVIMALLERGVTYLDGQGGYSLVDKKVLYVVVSPSEIMEIKRIVHELDAKAFISVINVHEAIGEGFTYSRPTRTLFKKKKPTH